The following proteins are encoded in a genomic region of Prochlorococcus marinus XMU1410:
- a CDS encoding DUF1651 domain-containing protein, with the protein MDPKYSFGCSTSKPNGCLLNPEGSRIIFFEECKNSLEPNSKIHTHLFFTNHIGEPGGYKSSEKLNIDIAWEKWHELHQKGWTEVSHNYG; encoded by the coding sequence ATGGATCCTAAGTACTCATTTGGTTGTAGCACTAGCAAACCCAACGGATGCCTATTAAATCCCGAAGGCAGCAGAATTATCTTTTTCGAAGAATGCAAAAATTCTCTTGAACCTAATTCAAAAATTCATACTCATCTTTTCTTTACAAATCACATTGGCGAACCTGGAGGGTACAAATCCTCTGAAAAACTCAACATAGACATAGCCTGGGAAAAGTGGCACGAACTGCACCAAAAAGGATGGACAGAAGTATCTCATAATTACGGATAA
- a CDS encoding inward rectifier potassium channel has protein sequence MELTELIRDYVATELLSSIELDFLEGELWETTQHIAEINTLIKAPKNICKKLGLDEKSCWHLCCAAVLDSSRPLKNGQNRVDDFKKLINLNEISYI, from the coding sequence GTGGAATTAACTGAGCTAATTAGGGATTACGTTGCTACAGAATTATTATCAAGTATTGAACTTGACTTTCTTGAAGGAGAATTATGGGAAACTACACAACATATCGCAGAAATAAATACATTAATCAAAGCCCCTAAAAACATATGCAAGAAATTAGGACTAGATGAGAAATCTTGTTGGCATTTATGCTGTGCAGCAGTTCTTGACTCCTCAAGACCATTAAAAAATGGACAAAATAGAGTTGATGATTTTAAAAAACTAATTAATCTAAATGAAATCAGCTACATATAA
- a CDS encoding heat-labile enterotoxin alpha chain, which translates to MKSATYKKDSMIRLLIASILFFIPLGGFADEKQREIENEAINLVIKKYGKGLENRLKGTGVTPSYRSWYENDCFVSIAAGTYQEDTWSAIKWFSVNVCSESAEIMESE; encoded by the coding sequence ATGAAATCAGCTACATATAAAAAAGACTCAATGATACGTTTACTTATTGCATCAATTCTTTTTTTTATACCACTAGGAGGTTTTGCTGATGAAAAGCAAAGAGAAATTGAGAATGAAGCTATAAATCTTGTCATTAAAAAATATGGAAAAGGCCTAGAAAATAGATTAAAAGGAACGGGAGTAACCCCCAGTTATCGAAGTTGGTATGAAAATGATTGTTTTGTAAGTATTGCAGCAGGTACATATCAAGAAGATACTTGGTCGGCAATAAAGTGGTTTAGCGTTAATGTCTGTTCTGAATCAGCTGAAATAATGGAAAGTGAATGA
- a CDS encoding type 1 glutamine amidotransferase produces MKGIRRLLVLQHLEIEGPGLFEQFAKERDLKIEIIRLDNKNALPQTKKGDLILIMGGPMGVKDIGSERYPWLKLERDFIKKELENERPIIGVCLGAQLLASAAGGDVEILKYGSPPKALPEIGWSQIFINKSNKDFKSLFKDPFHVLHWHGDRILLPNKAVLIASSARCKEQFFRIGNFAYGLQFHIETTGGMINNWIKEDKEFVLKGLGLNGQEILKEENKKYIDKTFLKRKLLISKLFELLDN; encoded by the coding sequence ATGAAGGGAATAAGGCGCCTATTAGTTTTGCAGCATTTAGAAATAGAGGGGCCAGGTCTTTTTGAACAATTTGCTAAAGAAAGAGATTTGAAAATCGAAATTATTCGTTTAGATAATAAAAATGCTCTGCCGCAAACAAAAAAAGGTGACTTAATTCTAATTATGGGTGGACCAATGGGAGTTAAAGATATTGGAAGTGAAAGATATCCCTGGCTCAAGTTAGAAAGAGATTTTATAAAAAAAGAATTAGAAAATGAAAGACCTATAATCGGTGTTTGCTTAGGTGCTCAGTTGCTTGCGAGTGCTGCTGGAGGAGATGTAGAAATTCTTAAATATGGATCACCTCCAAAAGCATTACCGGAAATTGGATGGTCTCAAATTTTTATTAATAAATCAAATAAAGACTTTAAATCACTATTTAAAGACCCTTTTCATGTGCTGCATTGGCATGGAGATAGGATTTTATTACCTAATAAAGCAGTACTCATTGCTAGTAGTGCTCGTTGTAAGGAACAGTTTTTTAGGATTGGTAATTTTGCTTACGGATTACAATTCCATATAGAGACGACGGGGGGAATGATAAATAACTGGATTAAAGAAGATAAAGAGTTTGTCCTTAAAGGATTAGGCTTAAATGGTCAGGAAATTTTAAAAGAAGAGAATAAAAAATATATTGATAAAACTTTTTTAAAAAGAAAGCTTCTAATAAGTAAATTATTTGAATTATTAGATAATTAA
- a CDS encoding high light inducible protein codes for MEFAKKIMTEKAEKLNGKAAMLGMFALVGAYYFTGQILPGIF; via the coding sequence ATGGAATTCGCAAAAAAAATCATGACCGAGAAAGCTGAAAAGCTTAATGGTAAAGCTGCAATGCTTGGAATGTTTGCTCTTGTAGGAGCTTATTATTTTACTGGTCAAATTCTTCCAGGTATTTTCTAG
- a CDS encoding high light inducible protein translates to MANSNVTTESGGRQNMFPTETRPYIDESVSYDSYPQNAEKVNGRWAMIGLVALVGAYVSTGQIIPGIF, encoded by the coding sequence ATGGCTAATTCAAACGTTACTACTGAATCAGGCGGCAGACAGAACATGTTTCCTACTGAGACACGTCCTTACATAGATGAGTCTGTTTCATACGACAGCTACCCACAAAATGCAGAAAAAGTTAATGGTCGTTGGGCAATGATTGGCCTTGTTGCATTAGTTGGTGCTTACGTTTCAACTGGACAAATTATTCCTGGCATTTTTTAA
- a CDS encoding chlorophyll a/b-binding protein — protein MSPLSGFLAVIVFFTAILVAYLTKQFQNENLNYSSFNQMKNTNTKVKTIEKEKVVAETLNGRFAMLGLIAAVGAYLTTGQIIPGFV, from the coding sequence ATGAGTCCACTTTCAGGTTTCTTAGCCGTAATTGTATTCTTTACAGCCATCCTCGTTGCTTATCTAACCAAGCAATTTCAAAACGAAAATTTAAACTATTCATCTTTTAATCAAATGAAAAATACAAACACAAAAGTCAAAACAATCGAGAAAGAAAAAGTTGTTGCTGAAACTCTTAACGGCAGATTCGCAATGCTTGGATTAATTGCTGCTGTTGGAGCATATCTAACAACAGGTCAAATAATTCCTGGTTTCGTTTAA